One genomic window of Campylobacter sp. MIT 99-7217 includes the following:
- a CDS encoding methionyl-tRNA formyltransferase: MKRLVIGYFGDGIWAQNCFLKIIQNPHIQIAFVVLRNERDKKLEKLAENENIPCFFKVDINSSAFIQKIQSFSPDLLVSMSFDQIFKTELLKLYPRKIINCHAGKLPFYRGRNILNWVLINDEKEFGISVHFVDSGIDTGDIILQKSYPISDKDDYTTLLKLAYKECANLLFKALLLFLKGEVKAFKQIEGGFYCPRRKKGDEFIDWSLSTREIFNFIRALNAPNLGASAFIKDKEIKLFKSKIIQDDFKNSKTGAIVQKDDKSFIVKTKDGALKVLKFKGEVKLNDKFMNHF; this comes from the coding sequence ATGAAAAGGCTTGTTATAGGGTATTTTGGCGATGGCATTTGGGCGCAAAACTGCTTTTTAAAAATTATACAAAATCCACACATTCAAATTGCCTTTGTTGTTTTAAGAAACGAAAGAGACAAAAAGCTTGAAAAACTTGCCGAAAACGAAAATATCCCTTGCTTTTTCAAAGTTGATATTAATTCTTCAGCCTTTATTCAAAAAATTCAAAGTTTTAGTCCTGATTTGCTTGTATCAATGAGCTTTGATCAAATTTTTAAAACCGAGCTTTTAAAACTTTATCCTCGCAAAATCATTAATTGCCACGCTGGAAAACTTCCCTTTTATCGTGGTAGAAATATTTTAAATTGGGTTTTGATCAATGATGAAAAAGAATTTGGCATTAGCGTTCATTTTGTAGATAGTGGCATTGACACAGGCGATATCATCTTGCAAAAAAGCTATCCTATCAGCGATAAAGATGATTATACCACGCTTTTAAAACTAGCATATAAAGAATGTGCGAATTTGCTTTTCAAAGCCTTGCTTTTATTTTTAAAGGGCGAAGTAAAGGCTTTTAAGCAAATAGAAGGTGGGTTTTATTGTCCAAGACGAAAAAAAGGTGATGAATTTATAGATTGGTCTTTAAGCACGAGAGAAATTTTTAATTTTATCCGTGCTTTAAACGCTCCAAATTTAGGAGCAAGTGCTTTTATCAAAGATAAAGAAATTAAGCTTTTTAAAAGTAAGATTATTCAAGATGATTTTAAAAATTCTAAAACGGGGGCTATCGTGCAAAAAGATGATAAAAGTTTTATTGTAAAAACAAAAGATGGAGCTTTAAAGGTTTTGAAATTTAAAGGCGAAGTAAAGCTTAATGATAAATTTATGAATCATTTTTAG
- a CDS encoding acetyltransferase encodes MKEKILLIGAGGHARSCVDVIELEGKFQIVGFVSNNPLEQGFKYPILGCDEDLKSLFKQYKFALIAIGQIKNANLRVQIYEKLKSIGFALPTIISPLAHVSAHASIDKEASIIMHQVLVNAGAKVGKACILNTKSLIEHDAVVEDFCHISTAAVVNGNCIVKEKSFLGSNTHLKHGQILEKNSIFYNNLSSSMGGGD; translated from the coding sequence ATGAAAGAAAAAATCTTACTCATAGGAGCTGGTGGGCATGCAAGATCTTGCGTTGATGTGATCGAGCTTGAGGGTAAATTTCAAATCGTAGGTTTTGTGAGTAATAATCCTTTAGAACAAGGCTTTAAATATCCCATTTTAGGCTGTGATGAGGATTTAAAAAGCCTTTTTAAGCAGTATAAATTTGCTCTCATTGCTATAGGACAGATCAAAAATGCAAATTTAAGGGTGCAAATTTATGAAAAACTTAAAAGCATAGGTTTTGCTTTACCAACGATCATTTCCCCGCTTGCTCATGTATCTGCTCATGCAAGCATTGACAAAGAAGCAAGCATTATCATGCACCAAGTTTTAGTAAATGCCGGAGCAAAGGTAGGCAAAGCTTGCATTTTAAACACAAAAAGCTTGATCGAACACGATGCGGTGGTGGAGGATTTTTGTCATATATCCACAGCAGCTGTGGTGAATGGAAATTGTATCGTCAAAGAAAAAAGCTTTTTAGGCTCAAATACCCATTTAAAACACGGACAAATTCTAGAAAAAAATAGCATTTTTTATAATAATTTATCCTCTTCTATGGGGGGGGGGGATTGA
- a CDS encoding type II toxin-antitoxin system death-on-curing family toxin, translated as MKYINIDEAIKIHDIIIDKMQGLSGYNKTNIGYLGSALEQIKNDDFYPEFIDKLTHLIFSCIKFHPFNDANKRTSIFLAMHFLDLNGKNVENFAQYMEDVVVKVAEDSLTKQDLRKVLKQFLQKDGQ; from the coding sequence ATGAAATATATCAACATTGATGAGGCTATAAAGATTCATGATATTATCATAGACAAGATGCAAGGTTTAAGCGGATACAATAAGACTAACATAGGATATTTGGGTTCAGCTTTGGAACAGATAAAAAATGATGATTTTTATCCTGAATTTATAGATAAGCTTACTCATTTAATATTTTCTTGTATAAAATTTCACCCTTTTAACGATGCCAATAAAAGGACAAGTATATTTTTAGCAATGCATTTTTTAGATCTTAATGGAAAAAATGTAGAAAATTTTGCACAATATATGGAAGATGTGGTTGTAAAGGTAGCTGAAGATTCTTTAACAAAACAAGACTTACGCAAAGTTTTAAAACAATTTTTACAAAAAGATGGACAATGA
- a CDS encoding LegC family aminotransferase yields MFEKEISFIKSLFDKENIPLHEPCFVGNEKKYLNECIDSGFVSSVGKFVGEFEEKISKLCQSKFAVATNSGTSALHIALLANEVGENDEVITQSISFVATANAIAYTGAKPIFLDIDEQSLSLSPKALKKFLQEQSYIKDKKCFNKNTHKQIKACVPMHTFGLGAKIEELKALCEENFIILIEDAAEALGSFYKEKALGSFGKCGILSFNGNKTITGGCGGVILSDDESLAKKARHLSTTAKIPHPYEYIHDEVGYNYRLCNVNAAILVAQLENLELFLKDKRELAGLYKDFFKGSENFKFIDEMPETRSNFWLNAVLLKDEQARENFIKECLGNNIFVRGAWKSLPSLKPFENCFKDELINTQRLERRIVNLPSSVRIRKI; encoded by the coding sequence ATGTTTGAAAAAGAAATTTCTTTCATTAAAAGCCTTTTTGATAAAGAAAATATTCCTTTGCACGAGCCTTGTTTTGTCGGCAATGAAAAGAAGTATTTAAACGAGTGCATTGATAGCGGCTTTGTTTCAAGCGTGGGTAAATTTGTGGGCGAGTTTGAAGAAAAAATATCCAAGCTTTGTCAAAGCAAATTTGCCGTAGCTACAAATAGTGGCACTTCAGCACTTCACATCGCTCTTTTGGCAAATGAAGTGGGCGAAAATGATGAGGTGATCACGCAAAGTATTAGCTTTGTAGCGACTGCAAATGCCATTGCTTACACGGGTGCAAAGCCGATTTTTTTGGATATTGATGAGCAAAGTTTAAGCTTAAGTCCTAAGGCTTTAAAGAAATTTTTGCAAGAACAAAGCTATATCAAGGATAAAAAATGCTTTAACAAAAACACACACAAGCAAATCAAAGCTTGCGTGCCTATGCATACCTTTGGACTGGGCGCTAAGATAGAGGAGTTAAAAGCACTTTGTGAGGAAAATTTTATCATTTTAATCGAAGATGCAGCCGAAGCCTTGGGGAGCTTTTACAAGGAAAAAGCACTTGGAAGCTTTGGAAAATGTGGAATTTTAAGCTTTAATGGAAACAAGACCATTACCGGAGGTTGCGGGGGTGTGATCTTAAGCGATGATGAGAGCTTAGCCAAAAAAGCAAGACATCTAAGCACCACAGCAAAAATCCCTCACCCTTACGAGTATATCCATGATGAAGTAGGCTATAACTACCGCTTGTGCAATGTCAATGCAGCTATTTTGGTCGCTCAGCTTGAAAATTTAGAGCTTTTTTTAAAGGATAAAAGAGAGCTTGCAGGGCTTTATAAGGACTTTTTTAAGGGGAGTGAAAATTTTAAATTTATTGATGAAATGCCTGAAACAAGGAGTAATTTTTGGCTTAATGCTGTGCTTTTAAAAGATGAGCAAGCAAGAGAGAATTTTATAAAAGAATGCCTTGGAAATAATATTTTTGTGCGTGGAGCATGGAAAAGCTTGCCCTCATTAAAACCCTTTGAAAACTGCTTCAAAGATGAGCTTATCAATACACAAAGACTTGAAAGACGCATTGTAAATTTACCAAGCAGTGTTAGAATTCGTAAAATTTAA
- a CDS encoding GDP-mannose 4,6-dehydratase — MKNILVTGADGFIGSHLCELLLEKGFKVRALSQYNSFNFWGNLEKISNLDQIEVLSGDLRDSFFCDKLCEGMDAVFHLGALIAIPYSYIAPQSYVDTNIQGTLNILEAAKRHKLKKIIHTSTSEVYGTAQYVPIDEKHPLQPQSPYSASKIAADMMALSYYNAFELPLIIARPFNTYGPRQSARAIIPTIITQILSGAKSLKLGDLSPTRDLNFVRDTCEGFLALLELENYGEVFNIGSGAEHSMQEVVDLIKKLLNSDIEIKSDSKRLRPKNSEVLRLLCDSSKLKKVSTWQSKTSLEDGLTRTIEWFKLNLNAYKTGIYNV, encoded by the coding sequence ATGAAAAATATCTTAGTAACAGGAGCTGACGGCTTTATAGGTTCTCATCTTTGTGAGCTTTTGCTTGAAAAAGGCTTTAAGGTCAGGGCTTTGAGTCAGTATAATTCTTTTAATTTTTGGGGAAATTTAGAAAAAATTTCAAATTTAGACCAGATCGAGGTTTTAAGTGGCGATCTAAGGGATAGCTTTTTTTGTGATAAGCTTTGTGAGGGCATGGACGCTGTTTTTCATTTGGGGGCGTTGATTGCTATACCTTATTCTTATATCGCACCTCAAAGCTATGTGGATACAAATATTCAAGGCACATTAAACATACTTGAAGCAGCCAAAAGACACAAGCTAAAAAAGATCATTCATACCTCAACAAGTGAAGTTTATGGCACAGCACAATATGTTCCTATCGATGAAAAGCACCCCTTGCAGCCTCAAAGTCCTTATTCAGCAAGCAAAATCGCAGCTGATATGATGGCTCTTAGTTATTATAATGCCTTTGAGCTTCCTCTTATCATAGCACGCCCGTTTAACACCTATGGACCAAGACAAAGTGCAAGAGCGATTATCCCTACCATCATCACGCAAATTTTAAGTGGGGCAAAAAGCCTTAAACTTGGGGATTTAAGTCCTACTAGGGATTTAAATTTTGTGCGTGATACTTGCGAGGGCTTTTTGGCTCTTTTGGAGCTTGAAAACTACGGCGAGGTGTTTAATATAGGAAGCGGAGCCGAACATAGTATGCAAGAAGTGGTGGATCTTATCAAAAAGCTTTTAAACTCAGACATTGAAATAAAAAGCGATAGCAAAAGATTGCGTCCAAAAAATAGCGAGGTTTTAAGGCTTTTGTGCGATAGTTCTAAGCTTAAAAAAGTTAGCACTTGGCAAAGCAAAACAAGCCTTGAAGATGGGCTAACGCGAACGATAGAGTGGTTTAAGCTAAATTTAAACGCTTATAAAACAGGGATTTATAATGTTTGA
- a CDS encoding motility associated factor glycosyltransferase family protein: MKFTPEHKKIFNKNLKSLEHLVLLKEELKKIQKVRCYELKLGKDALDINLKDLRDNSLIYKDIQNTLNEHIRVYNEKYIYYPVLFYYGFGNGLLYKFLLQQKHLKMLVIFENELEIVYLMFHLVDFSKELAEKKLFIFDPTKLLEFDLYAIFLDKTIKAFSGVYHLELHSDYYEKFSKSILSLNESIIKVIKTFRFQSGNDTQDALVGIRHTASNVLKMINRPNKREFAKRYALAQNAIIVSTGPSLIKQLSLLKAYANKALICCADSAYPILASKGIKPDYVFTLERIAYTSELFNNDFKDFDKDITFIVASVAHANTFKYLEQNNRFYMITLKSSTTFQYKIYDFVQTGQSVAHMAYDFACNIGAKNIILIGQDLAYSKEGKSHPKEYLYGEDDLDEEGEFKDGSKALAYGGDGFVETNQTWEVFRGFFEFIIPRARGIGVMTFNCTEGGVRIKGTIEIPFKQACEELLTKDLHKPFPAINMPSQKFKDEYLFKVFTDLIRVFKEGDELIDFFTQKQEILSILMKNALDMQDESEQNFLLEEALKNIDKLKEKIEEITSVPMSAYSEILTPILYQFEFNVVKIYVFIPKTKQEALEKKTLWISKHLELINMIIGHIKIHKQALYESSQDIFAEVKNRGFEERFLKIQERIMGGGDSYFANKKNAIRGFF, from the coding sequence ATGAAATTTACCCCCGAACACAAAAAGATCTTTAATAAAAATTTAAAAAGTTTAGAACATCTTGTTTTGCTCAAAGAAGAGCTTAAAAAAATTCAAAAAGTCAGGTGTTATGAATTAAAGCTTGGTAAGGATGCTTTGGATATAAATTTAAAGGACTTAAGGGATAATTCTTTAATATATAAAGATATTCAAAACACACTTAATGAACACATAAGAGTTTATAATGAAAAGTATATATATTATCCTGTACTTTTTTATTATGGTTTTGGAAATGGACTTTTATACAAGTTTTTACTACAACAAAAGCATTTAAAAATGCTCGTCATTTTTGAAAATGAGTTAGAAATTGTATATTTGATGTTTCATTTGGTGGATTTTTCTAAGGAATTAGCAGAAAAAAAGCTTTTTATTTTTGATCCTACAAAACTTCTAGAATTTGATCTTTACGCCATTTTTTTAGATAAAACAATAAAGGCTTTTAGTGGAGTTTATCACTTAGAGCTTCATAGTGATTATTATGAGAAATTTAGCAAAAGTATTTTAAGTTTAAATGAAAGTATAATCAAAGTCATCAAAACTTTCCGTTTTCAATCAGGCAATGATACTCAAGATGCTTTAGTGGGTATAAGGCACACAGCAAGCAATGTTTTAAAGATGATCAATCGCCCAAATAAAAGAGAATTTGCAAAAAGATATGCCCTAGCTCAAAATGCTATCATTGTTTCAACAGGACCTTCTCTTATCAAACAGCTTTCCCTACTTAAAGCCTATGCAAATAAGGCTTTGATTTGTTGTGCTGATAGTGCTTATCCTATACTTGCAAGTAAGGGTATTAAGCCTGATTATGTCTTTACGCTTGAAAGAATAGCCTATACTTCAGAGCTTTTTAATAATGATTTTAAAGATTTTGATAAGGATATCACTTTTATAGTAGCTTCAGTCGCTCATGCTAATACCTTTAAATACCTTGAACAAAATAATCGATTTTATATGATCACTTTGAAATCAAGTACCACTTTTCAATACAAAATTTATGATTTTGTTCAAACAGGACAAAGCGTTGCTCATATGGCTTATGATTTTGCTTGTAATATAGGTGCTAAAAATATTATTCTTATAGGACAAGATCTAGCTTATAGCAAGGAGGGTAAGTCCCACCCAAAGGAGTATTTGTATGGGGAAGATGATTTAGATGAAGAAGGGGAGTTTAAAGATGGCTCAAAGGCTCTTGCTTATGGCGGAGATGGTTTTGTAGAAACAAATCAAACATGGGAAGTTTTTAGAGGTTTTTTTGAGTTTATCATACCAAGAGCAAGAGGTATAGGAGTTATGACCTTTAACTGCACAGAAGGTGGTGTAAGGATAAAAGGCACTATAGAAATACCTTTCAAGCAAGCTTGCGAAGAACTTTTAACAAAGGATCTTCACAAGCCTTTTCCTGCCATAAACATGCCAAGTCAAAAATTTAAAGACGAGTATTTATTTAAGGTTTTTACTGACTTGATAAGAGTGTTTAAGGAAGGCGATGAGCTGATTGATTTTTTCACCCAAAAACAAGAAATTTTAAGCATACTGATGAAAAATGCTCTTGATATGCAAGATGAGAGCGAACAGAATTTTCTCTTAGAAGAGGCTTTGAAAAATATAGACAAACTTAAAGAAAAGATAGAAGAAATCACTTCAGTACCTATGTCTGCTTATAGTGAAATACTAACTCCTATACTTTATCAATTTGAATTTAATGTAGTTAAAATTTATGTTTTTATCCCAAAAACAAAGCAAGAAGCTTTAGAAAAGAAGACATTGTGGATAAGTAAGCATCTTGAGCTTATAAATATGATCATAGGACATATCAAGATACACAAACAAGCCCTTTATGAAAGCTCCCAAGATATTTTCGCCGAAGTTAAAAATAGAGGCTTTGAAGAAAGATTTTTAAAAATTCAAGAAAGAATCATGGGGGGGGGGGATTCTTATTTTGCAAATAAGAAAAATGCTATACGAGGCTTTTTTTAG
- the pseI gene encoding pseudaminic acid synthase: MKIANFDTSKEVFIIAELSANHAGSLELALQSIKAAKKAGANAIKIQTYTPDSLTLNSDKDDFIIKGGLWDKRKLYELYESAKTPYEWHSLIFEAAQNEGIICFSSPFCKDDIDFLSRFDPPAYKIASFEANDEHFVRQIAKQKKPSIVSTGIASEAELERVVQIFKEEQNENLIFLKCTSAYPASLEDMNLRAILSLKAKFGIEVGLSDHSFGNLAAILAVGLGARVIEKHFMLDKSIKSEDSAFSLDFDEFKALVKAVREAESALGDGHLNLDEKALKNRTFARSLYASKDIKKGELFSSENVRSVRPSFGLHPSFYPIILGKKATKDIEFGTALKESDFE, from the coding sequence ATGAAAATTGCAAATTTTGATACAAGCAAAGAAGTTTTTATCATCGCCGAGCTTTCTGCAAATCATGCAGGAAGCTTAGAGCTTGCCTTGCAAAGCATAAAAGCAGCCAAAAAAGCAGGGGCAAATGCGATCAAAATTCAAACCTACACCCCAGATAGCCTTACTTTAAACAGCGATAAAGATGATTTTATCATCAAGGGAGGTCTTTGGGATAAAAGAAAGCTTTATGAACTTTATGAGAGCGCTAAAACGCCTTATGAATGGCATTCTTTGATCTTTGAAGCCGCACAAAATGAGGGGATTATCTGCTTTTCTAGTCCTTTTTGTAAGGACGATATAGACTTTTTGAGCCGTTTTGATCCTCCAGCTTATAAAATCGCTTCTTTTGAAGCAAATGATGAACATTTTGTCCGCCAAATCGCCAAACAAAAAAAACCGAGTATAGTTTCAACAGGCATTGCAAGTGAGGCTGAACTTGAAAGAGTGGTGCAAATTTTCAAAGAAGAACAAAATGAAAATTTGATCTTTTTAAAATGCACTTCAGCCTATCCGGCAAGCTTGGAAGATATGAATTTAAGGGCTATTTTGAGCTTAAAGGCTAAATTTGGCATAGAAGTTGGTTTAAGCGATCATAGCTTTGGCAATCTTGCGGCTATCTTAGCCGTAGGACTTGGTGCAAGGGTAATTGAAAAGCATTTTATGCTTGATAAAAGTATTAAAAGCGAAGATAGTGCTTTTAGTCTTGATTTTGATGAGTTTAAGGCTCTTGTAAAGGCTGTTCGTGAGGCTGAGAGTGCTTTAGGAGATGGGCATTTAAACCTTGATGAAAAGGCTTTGAAAAACCGCACTTTTGCAAGAAGCTTGTATGCGAGTAAGGACATTAAAAAAGGCGAGCTTTTTAGCAGTGAAAATGTCAGATCCGTGCGTCCAAGTTTTGGGCTTCACCCAAGTTTTTACCCTATCATTTTAGGTAAAAAGGCTACAAAAGATATAGAATTTGGCACAGCTTTAAAAGAAAGTGATTTTGAGTAA
- the pseG gene encoding UDP-2,4-diacetamido-2,4,6-trideoxy-beta-L-altropyranose hydrolase, producing MKVLIRSDSSSKIGYGHIKRDLILAKQYEDVSFACLDLQGSLIDEIPYPTFVLENESMTCLVELILEEKFDFFINDCYSLSYEDERYIKQVTKAKILSFDDEIKPHYCDILLNVNAYAKAQFYKDLVPKDCELRCGFAYALVGDEFYEEARLVREKIYDHFICLGGTDVKNLSAQIADKLPKDEKIFIATSSANLNLSSLQEFVHKRSNIALGVDIKNIAKLMNESKKLIITASSLVNEALILKAKFKAICVAKNQEKLAHWLKMQGREVEFYED from the coding sequence ATGAAAGTTTTGATTCGAAGTGATAGTTCAAGCAAGATTGGTTATGGACATATCAAAAGAGATCTTATCCTTGCTAAGCAATATGAAGATGTGAGTTTTGCTTGTCTTGATTTGCAAGGTTCTTTGATCGATGAGATCCCATATCCTACCTTTGTTTTGGAAAATGAAAGCATGACTTGCTTGGTAGAGCTTATTTTAGAGGAAAAATTTGATTTTTTTATCAATGATTGTTATTCACTAAGCTATGAAGATGAAAGGTATATCAAGCAAGTTACTAAGGCTAAGATCTTAAGCTTTGATGATGAGATAAAGCCTCATTATTGTGATATTTTACTCAATGTTAATGCCTACGCAAAGGCTCAGTTTTATAAGGACTTGGTTCCAAAGGATTGTGAGCTTCGGTGTGGCTTTGCTTATGCCTTGGTTGGCGATGAGTTTTATGAAGAAGCAAGACTTGTGAGGGAAAAAATTTATGATCATTTTATTTGCTTAGGTGGAACAGATGTGAAAAATTTAAGTGCGCAAATTGCTGATAAATTACCTAAAGATGAAAAAATTTTTATTGCCACAAGCTCAGCAAATTTAAATCTTTCTTCCTTGCAAGAATTTGTCCATAAGCGTTCAAATATAGCTCTTGGAGTTGATATTAAAAATATCGCCAAACTTATGAATGAAAGTAAAAAACTCATTATCACGGCAAGTTCTTTAGTCAATGAAGCTTTGATTTTGAAGGCTAAATTTAAGGCTATTTGCGTGGCTAAAAATCAAGAAAAACTTGCCCATTGGCTTAAAATGCAAGGAAGAGAGGTTGAATTTTATGAGGATTAG
- a CDS encoding WbqC family protein: MKIAIMQPTFLPWIGYFKMIESVDCFVFLDCVQFERRSWQSRNKIKLNDEEFFLSLSLKKTSQQTPLNEIYLSEEEKWKNKLLLSFHHAYSKSVHFKRYEDLLSYALFHFQILSELNIFLIQNFCKDLEIKTPLLKASNLNLFGKKEYLLLEICKALKADSYLSAEGSKSYLAKDEAREIFKNANIQIFYFSFEHPIYHQQGKGFLSYLGVVDFLCNVTNFVQEFKHFSCVHYEE; encoded by the coding sequence ATGAAAATAGCTATCATGCAACCCACCTTTTTGCCTTGGATAGGCTATTTTAAGATGATTGAAAGCGTGGATTGCTTTGTTTTTTTGGACTGCGTGCAGTTTGAAAGAAGAAGCTGGCAAAGTAGAAATAAAATTAAACTTAATGATGAAGAGTTTTTTTTAAGCCTTAGTTTGAAAAAAACAAGCCAGCAAACACCCTTAAATGAAATTTACCTAAGCGAAGAAGAAAAATGGAAAAATAAGCTTTTATTAAGTTTTCATCATGCGTATTCTAAAAGTGTTCATTTTAAAAGATATGAGGATTTACTTTCTTATGCTCTTTTTCATTTTCAAATTTTAAGTGAGCTAAATATTTTTTTGATACAAAATTTTTGTAAGGATTTAGAGATAAAAACCCCTTTATTAAAGGCTTCAAATTTAAATCTTTTTGGAAAAAAAGAGTATTTGTTGCTTGAAATTTGCAAGGCTTTAAAGGCTGATTCTTATCTTTCTGCTGAGGGTTCGAAGTCTTATTTAGCCAAAGATGAGGCAAGAGAAATTTTTAAAAATGCCAATATACAAATTTTTTATTTTAGCTTTGAACACCCTATATATCATCAGCAAGGCAAGGGCTTTCTTTCTTATTTGGGAGTGGTTGATTTTTTATGCAATGTTACAAATTTTGTGCAAGAATTTAAGCATTTTTCTTGTGTGCATTATGAAGAGTAA
- a CDS encoding bifunctional 2-polyprenyl-6-hydroxyphenol methylase/3-demethylubiquinol 3-O-methyltransferase UbiG, whose translation MYLKDLKGLKFPDLAVIKFFFKQGLHNQSKLKVLEFACSNGNNLSLFANYDYECIGVDLNKEDIENANYNFKEVIGAKNFEFFHANMLEFAKQNKDIKADIFLLPNVINYLKREDFLQLLKDLRANSLYKKDALFFTRTRSIKDYRYGLGKKIAHNSFFNEHDNTTGEKGCINTLYQEHELVGYFKEYLKLYDFKVLQYESTNVMGEDERLVTDSDIVIYGKIQ comes from the coding sequence GTGTATTTGAAAGACTTAAAAGGGCTTAAATTTCCTGATTTGGCTGTCATAAAATTTTTTTTCAAACAAGGCTTGCATAACCAAAGCAAACTTAAAGTGCTTGAATTTGCTTGCTCTAATGGCAACAATCTAAGCTTGTTTGCAAATTATGATTATGAGTGTATAGGCGTTGATTTAAATAAAGAAGATATAGAAAATGCAAATTATAATTTTAAAGAAGTTATAGGTGCTAAGAATTTTGAGTTTTTTCACGCTAATATGCTTGAGTTTGCCAAACAAAATAAAGACATAAAAGCTGATATTTTTTTACTTCCAAATGTGATTAACTATCTTAAAAGAGAGGACTTTTTACAGCTTTTAAAGGATTTGAGAGCAAATTCTTTATATAAAAAAGATGCCTTATTTTTTACAAGAACAAGAAGCATAAAGGACTATCGTTACGGACTTGGTAAAAAAATCGCACACAATAGCTTTTTTAACGAACATGATAACACTACAGGGGAAAAAGGCTGCATCAACACCTTATATCAAGAGCATGAGTTAGTTGGTTATTTTAAGGAGTATTTAAAACTTTATGATTTTAAGGTTTTGCAATATGAAAGCACTAATGTCATGGGCGAAGATGAACGCCTTGTTACAGATAGTGATATAGTTATTTATGGGAAGATTCAATGA
- a CDS encoding class I SAM-dependent methyltransferase: MFISKIRGFKYPDIELVRWFFKSKIYELPRKKVLEFGSHNGNNLALFASYDFEVLGVELDEKNVENANYNFKELENYQKCEFFTDDIKHFAQVKKDIKASVFLIPNVINFLSKEEFINLLQNSRKNKLYEYENDFAHFFIRARSIKDYRYGLGKKLDNGSFLLDDEYAGEKGCICTAYQEYELVELLEEHLNLYDFELITSENINIKDKVFIKDSDIIVYGKIR, encoded by the coding sequence ATGTTTATTAGCAAGATAAGAGGTTTTAAATACCCTGATATTGAGCTTGTGAGGTGGTTTTTTAAATCTAAAATTTATGAACTTCCTAGAAAGAAAGTCCTTGAGTTTGGCTCGCATAATGGCAACAACCTAGCCCTTTTTGCAAGCTATGATTTTGAGGTTTTGGGAGTAGAACTTGATGAAAAAAATGTAGAAAATGCAAATTATAATTTCAAAGAGCTTGAAAATTACCAAAAATGCGAGTTTTTTACAGATGATATCAAGCACTTTGCACAAGTAAAAAAGGACATTAAGGCTAGTGTTTTTCTTATCCCAAATGTAATCAATTTTCTTAGCAAAGAAGAATTTATAAATTTGCTCCAAAACTCACGAAAAAATAAGCTTTACGAGTATGAGAATGACTTTGCACATTTTTTTATAAGAGCAAGAAGCATAAAGGACTATCGTTACGGACTTGGTAAAAAACTAGACAATGGCTCTTTTTTGCTTGATGATGAATACGCAGGAGAAAAAGGTTGTATCTGCACAGCCTATCAAGAATACGAGCTTGTAGAGCTTTTAGAAGAGCATTTAAATTTATATGATTTTGAGCTTATAACAAGTGAAAATATCAATATCAAGGATAAAGTTTTTATCAAAGATAGCGATATTATCGTCTATGGTAAGATAAGATAA